In Mucilaginibacter boryungensis, a single window of DNA contains:
- a CDS encoding lysylphosphatidylglycerol synthase transmembrane domain-containing protein: MSEIEETLEYKEPKTLKQKLWTAVKTILKIAVSVALLYYVFSKVPLEKVKFRLLHANYWWMLAALVLYFCSMLMSSWRLMSFFKSIDLKLNAKFNFRLYLLGLFYNFLLPGGIGGDGYKIYLLHKNYNMPAKKVFWAIMFDRLSGLWAIGLVTVFLILLIPQIDVHIGVPFGIFAVASAIYYFVAYKFFRDYTRNFLGGHAKAVGVQGFQVLAIVCIMVGQNFTGKFSPYLLSFLISALATIIPISVGGAGIRETVFQQLSKVFPMDVGLGVFLPITFYLISVIVALLGVYYVLRPSRLADGLPEMQKKARK, encoded by the coding sequence ATGTCAGAAATAGAAGAAACGTTAGAATATAAAGAGCCCAAAACCCTAAAGCAAAAGCTTTGGACAGCGGTAAAAACTATCCTTAAAATTGCAGTAAGCGTTGCTTTACTGTACTATGTATTTAGCAAAGTACCGTTAGAGAAAGTGAAATTCAGGCTTTTGCACGCTAATTATTGGTGGATGCTGGCAGCGCTGGTGCTTTATTTCTGCTCTATGCTGATGTCGTCCTGGCGTTTAATGAGTTTCTTCAAATCTATCGACCTGAAACTTAACGCTAAATTTAATTTTCGTTTATACCTGCTGGGCTTGTTTTATAATTTCCTTTTACCGGGCGGTATTGGCGGCGATGGTTATAAGATATACTTATTGCACAAAAACTATAATATGCCGGCAAAAAAAGTATTCTGGGCTATTATGTTCGATAGGCTGAGCGGCTTGTGGGCCATTGGCTTAGTTACGGTGTTCCTGATACTGCTAATTCCCCAAATTGATGTGCATATTGGTGTACCATTCGGCATATTTGCTGTGGCATCGGCCATTTATTATTTTGTAGCCTACAAATTTTTCCGCGATTATACCCGTAATTTCCTTGGCGGCCATGCAAAGGCGGTTGGCGTACAGGGCTTCCAGGTATTGGCTATAGTTTGTATTATGGTGGGCCAAAATTTTACCGGTAAGTTTTCGCCGTATTTGCTGTCATTTTTAATATCGGCATTAGCAACTATTATTCCTATTAGCGTGGGTGGAGCGGGTATCCGCGAAACGGTATTCCAGCAACTAAGTAAAGTATTTCCGATGGATGTTGGACTGGGCGTTTTCCTGCCTATCACATTCTACCTCATATCTGTTATTGTGGCGTTGCTTGGCGTTTACTATGTATTGCGCCCTAGCAGACTGGCCGATGGTTTGCCTGAAATGCAAAAAAAGGCTAGGAAGTAA
- a CDS encoding aromatic amino acid hydroxylase: MSRFNDFNNPQVAALPAHLKQFIVDQHYEHYTPIDHAVWRYVMRQNYSYLKDVAYYPYIPGLEKAGLTIEKIPNLQDMNNALAKIGWGAVTVDGFIPPAAFMEYQAYRVLVIAADIRQLKHIEYTPAPDIIHESAGHAPIIADKDYHEYLSYFGSIGAKAMFSAQDFELYEAIRALSILKEMPDANPEEIKKAEDLVAYRQDNMGAPSEMALLSRLHWWTVEYGLIGTLDNPKIYGAGLLSSIGESVSCMLPEVKKIPYTIDAVNYTYDITKQQPQLFVTPTFQNLIDVLEEFANTMAFRKGGTFGLEKAMESKNTCTVVYSSGLQVSGTVTDFKKDKGTPSFLKFTGPTVLAYDNKQLKGHGKDYHKDGFSSPVGKLKGKDLPLEDFNETQRLEAGIQEGKTVELHFESGISVAGKVKSIIINNGKLQLITFKDCTVKDAKGNILFDPSWGVYDMAVGELIISVFCGAADKEAFEEISYKSNTGTHHIQYDARTLELHKLYQQVRDCRQTQKDYDFLGNVWEQLEKHHQDDWLCAMEILEILDHEDIEPQLAADIRNFLENKAGNEPELKKLITDGFYLIKHPVEQKLVV; this comes from the coding sequence ATGAGCCGTTTTAATGATTTTAATAATCCGCAGGTTGCCGCGTTGCCCGCGCACTTAAAACAATTTATTGTAGATCAGCATTACGAGCATTATACACCCATCGACCATGCCGTGTGGCGCTATGTAATGCGCCAAAACTACAGTTATTTGAAGGATGTGGCTTACTATCCATATATCCCCGGACTGGAAAAAGCCGGATTAACGATAGAAAAAATCCCTAACCTGCAGGATATGAATAACGCGCTGGCTAAAATTGGCTGGGGTGCGGTTACCGTTGATGGTTTTATCCCTCCTGCCGCCTTTATGGAATACCAGGCCTACCGGGTGCTGGTAATAGCGGCAGATATCCGCCAATTAAAACATATTGAATATACACCTGCACCAGATATTATCCACGAATCGGCAGGGCATGCACCTATTATTGCAGATAAGGATTACCACGAATACCTGAGCTACTTTGGTTCTATCGGGGCCAAAGCCATGTTCTCGGCGCAGGATTTTGAACTGTACGAGGCTATCCGCGCCTTATCTATCCTGAAAGAAATGCCCGACGCAAATCCTGAAGAAATTAAAAAGGCTGAAGATTTGGTAGCTTATAGACAGGACAATATGGGTGCACCATCAGAAATGGCTTTATTAAGTCGCCTGCATTGGTGGACAGTAGAATATGGCCTGATAGGCACGCTTGACAATCCGAAAATATACGGGGCAGGCTTACTCTCGTCCATTGGCGAAAGCGTAAGCTGTATGCTGCCCGAGGTAAAGAAGATCCCTTATACTATCGATGCAGTAAATTACACCTACGATATCACCAAACAACAACCGCAGCTGTTTGTAACCCCCACCTTCCAAAACCTGATCGATGTGCTTGAAGAGTTTGCTAATACAATGGCTTTTCGCAAAGGCGGTACGTTCGGCCTTGAAAAAGCTATGGAAAGCAAAAATACCTGCACTGTAGTTTATAGCTCGGGCCTGCAGGTTAGTGGTACAGTTACCGATTTTAAGAAAGACAAGGGCACACCATCGTTCCTGAAATTTACTGGGCCAACAGTTTTAGCCTACGATAATAAACAGTTGAAAGGTCATGGTAAAGATTACCATAAAGATGGCTTTAGTTCGCCTGTTGGCAAGTTAAAGGGGAAGGATCTGCCCCTGGAAGACTTTAATGAAACACAGCGCCTTGAAGCGGGTATACAGGAAGGCAAAACAGTTGAACTTCATTTTGAAAGCGGCATTAGTGTGGCAGGCAAAGTAAAATCAATAATAATTAATAATGGAAAACTGCAACTGATAACTTTTAAGGATTGCACCGTGAAGGATGCCAAAGGCAATATCCTGTTCGACCCATCGTGGGGAGTATATGATATGGCAGTCGGCGAACTGATCATATCGGTATTTTGCGGGGCAGCGGACAAAGAGGCTTTTGAAGAGATCAGCTATAAATCGAACACCGGGACACACCATATACAGTACGATGCGCGCACCCTGGAATTGCACAAGCTTTACCAGCAGGTGCGCGATTGTCGTCAAACACAAAAAGATTACGACTTTTTAGGCAATGTGTGGGAGCAATTGGAAAAACATCACCAGGACGACTGGTTATGCGCCATGGAAATTTTAGAGATATTGGACCACGAAGATATTGAACCACAACTGGCAGCCGATATACGCAACTTCCTTGAAAACAAAGCCGGCAACGAGCCCGAATTGAAGAAACTAATAACCGATGGTTTTTATCTGATTAAACACCCGGTTGAACAGAAATTGGTGGTGTAA
- a CDS encoding SDR family NAD(P)-dependent oxidoreductase, producing MNIIITGASSGVGFEAVLELCLSGNHKVIALARSQDKLTRLLEIALGLNPDCILYPLVFDIVHDDYHDLQQFIQTRFDGKIDILINNAGILVNKPFMDLDETDFVEMLQSNYIGHVRMIQATIPLMAQGAHIVNIGSMGGFQGSVKFQGLSAYSASKAALHTLTECLALELTERQIKVNCLALGSAQTEMLEQAFPGYESPVMAFEMGKYIADFALTGHRFFNGKVLPVAVTTP from the coding sequence ATGAACATCATTATAACAGGCGCCAGCAGCGGCGTAGGTTTCGAGGCAGTATTAGAATTGTGCTTATCGGGCAACCACAAGGTGATAGCGCTGGCACGGTCGCAGGATAAATTGACACGTTTGCTGGAAATAGCCTTGGGTTTAAACCCCGATTGCATACTGTACCCGCTTGTGTTTGATATTGTGCACGATGATTACCACGACCTGCAGCAGTTTATCCAAACTCGTTTTGATGGTAAAATAGATATCCTGATCAACAACGCCGGTATATTGGTAAACAAGCCCTTTATGGATTTGGACGAGACCGACTTTGTGGAAATGCTGCAAAGCAACTACATCGGCCATGTACGTATGATACAGGCCACCATTCCGCTGATGGCACAGGGCGCGCATATAGTTAACATTGGCAGTATGGGCGGCTTCCAGGGCAGCGTTAAGTTCCAGGGGTTATCTGCCTATTCGGCCAGCAAAGCTGCCTTACATACGCTTACCGAATGCCTGGCGCTGGAATTAACTGAGCGGCAAATAAAAGTTAACTGCCTGGCCCTGGGTTCGGCGCAAACCGAGATGCTGGAGCAGGCCTTCCCAGGGTACGAATCGCCGGTAATGGCTTTTGAAATGGGTAAATACATTGCCGATTTCGCACTGACGGGTCACCGTTTTTTTAATGGGAAGGTTTTGCCGGTAGCCGTAACTACGCCCTAA
- a CDS encoding BamA/TamA family outer membrane protein, which produces MKKLLTLLVFILFTTPAFAQKNLLPKFVRKIIFNNDSSKHSSFFLLPVFSSAPETGLEVGGSALYSFYTDTVHNDTRVSNIFGYGTVTTKGQSRLSLSTTYWAPHNAWRYLASVSYINFPFDFYGIGPDTYKINKDHLGQKRFKLNFEADKKFGKYIYLGLMAGAFDYKFTNENPGGIFDTNPQIQNRAGGGSLLAGPALIFDTRNNNTYTTRGIIITSYFNFFQGVGSNNSYQGGLLNVEVSQFNPLSKRLMLGFDVQSQNLTGSQSPFYLLPSLGSDELMRGYYNGRYRDRNMIAGQAELRYRFSNRFAVAGFVGGGTVYNKSPDLSTLKPNYGGGLRYFFDVEKGLTIRLDYGAGQKVAGEARQSGVYFSMGEAF; this is translated from the coding sequence ATGAAAAAACTCCTTACGCTTTTAGTCTTTATATTATTCACTACTCCCGCATTCGCACAAAAAAATCTGCTGCCCAAATTTGTACGTAAAATAATCTTCAATAACGATAGCAGCAAGCACAGCAGCTTTTTCCTGTTACCCGTATTCAGTTCGGCACCCGAGACTGGTTTAGAGGTTGGCGGCTCGGCTTTGTATTCCTTTTATACCGATACGGTGCATAATGACACACGTGTATCCAACATCTTCGGTTATGGTACGGTTACTACCAAAGGCCAAAGCCGCCTTAGCCTAAGCACTACTTACTGGGCACCGCACAATGCCTGGCGCTACCTGGCATCTGTAAGCTATATTAATTTCCCATTCGATTTTTACGGCATAGGGCCAGATACTTATAAAATCAACAAGGACCACCTTGGCCAAAAACGCTTTAAGTTAAACTTTGAAGCAGACAAAAAATTTGGCAAGTATATTTACTTGGGCCTGATGGCCGGTGCCTTCGATTATAAATTCACCAATGAAAACCCGGGCGGTATTTTTGATACTAACCCCCAGATACAAAACCGGGCAGGTGGTGGCAGCCTGTTAGCCGGGCCGGCATTAATATTTGATACCCGCAATAATAACACCTACACCACCCGCGGTATCATTATCACCAGCTACTTCAACTTTTTCCAGGGTGTGGGGAGCAACAACAGTTATCAGGGAGGGCTGCTGAATGTTGAAGTATCCCAATTTAACCCGTTAAGTAAACGGCTTATGCTGGGATTTGATGTACAAAGCCAAAACCTAACCGGCAGTCAGTCGCCGTTTTACCTGCTGCCATCGTTAGGCAGCGATGAACTTATGCGCGGCTATTACAATGGGCGTTACCGCGATCGCAACATGATAGCCGGACAAGCCGAACTGCGTTACCGCTTTAGCAACCGCTTTGCCGTAGCAGGTTTTGTAGGGGGAGGCACCGTCTATAATAAATCGCCCGACCTATCAACCCTGAAGCCTAACTATGGCGGCGGTTTACGTTACTTTTTTGATGTGGAAAAAGGTTTAACCATTCGCCTGGATTATGGCGCTGGGCAAAAAGTAGCCGGCGAAGCCAGGCAAAGCGGGGTATACTTTAGTATGGGCGAAGCGTTTTAG
- a CDS encoding alpha/beta hydrolase family esterase has protein sequence MKIKLSSLFSIFILACFCFVTCLTFGKVKPRIIQTEPQTLEWRVAGVTRKALVYIPVSAKTKPTPIIFAYHGHGGTMQHMYNGRRFDKLWPEAIFICPQGLKTVGALTDPEGKLPGWQMAADTTNSDLKFFDAMLQTLKKDYKIDDKRIYVTGHSNGGGFTYLLWAMRGDVFAAVAPSSAVAAKLMPLLKPKPALHIMGETDPLVKPAWQRMTCNYLLKLNKCQQTGQKISEYATEYPSAIGTPFVWYLHPGGHVYPSEADAVVIDFFKKQLKP, from the coding sequence ATGAAAATCAAACTGTCATCACTTTTCAGCATCTTCATATTAGCATGTTTTTGCTTTGTTACGTGCCTAACTTTTGGAAAAGTAAAACCGCGCATCATTCAAACCGAACCCCAAACTTTGGAGTGGAGGGTTGCCGGAGTTACACGTAAGGCATTGGTTTATATCCCCGTATCTGCTAAGACGAAACCTACACCTATTATTTTTGCTTACCACGGGCATGGCGGCACTATGCAGCACATGTATAATGGGCGCAGGTTTGATAAGCTTTGGCCCGAGGCTATTTTTATTTGTCCGCAGGGTTTAAAAACGGTGGGCGCGCTGACCGATCCGGAGGGCAAACTGCCCGGCTGGCAAATGGCGGCTGATACCACCAATAGCGACCTGAAGTTTTTTGACGCTATGCTGCAAACGCTTAAAAAAGATTATAAAATTGACGATAAACGTATTTATGTAACCGGTCATTCCAATGGTGGCGGGTTCACGTACCTGTTATGGGCCATGCGCGGTGATGTATTTGCTGCTGTAGCGCCCTCATCAGCGGTAGCGGCCAAACTGATGCCGTTGTTAAAGCCAAAACCAGCCCTGCACATTATGGGCGAAACCGACCCGCTGGTGAAACCCGCCTGGCAGCGTATGACCTGTAATTACCTGCTCAAATTAAATAAATGCCAGCAAACCGGCCAGAAGATCAGCGAATATGCTACGGAATACCCATCAGCTATAGGCACCCCATTTGTTTGGTACCTGCATCCGGGTGGTCACGTTTATCCCAGTGAAGCTGATGCGGTGGTGATTGATTTCTTTAAGAAGCAGCTAAAGCCGTAA
- a CDS encoding O-methyltransferase has protein sequence MLNIRFAYDYLMHKLTAKSRHGVHSPFVYRLVDEVIYDFSEKEIYGKIENARKRLLNDNHTITVTDLGAGSHLNKNREKQVSTIAKNALKSPRLAQLIYRLAADAKPETLIELGTCLGITTLYLNNAAPQAETFTLEGCPQTAAVAGNVFKQEHATHIEQIVGNFDDTLSPLINNLPQLDFVYVDGNHQKEATLRYFEWCLPKVHEGTLLIFDDIYWSEGMKEAWAQIKAHPQVTVTVDLFWIGLVYFRKGQEKEDFKVKF, from the coding sequence ATGTTAAATATAAGGTTCGCGTATGATTACCTGATGCACAAATTAACTGCCAAAAGCAGGCATGGCGTACACTCGCCTTTTGTGTACAGGCTGGTTGATGAGGTAATTTACGATTTTTCTGAAAAAGAAATATACGGCAAAATTGAAAATGCCAGAAAAAGACTGCTTAATGACAATCATACCATCACCGTAACCGATTTGGGCGCAGGCTCGCACCTCAATAAAAACCGCGAAAAGCAGGTGAGCACTATCGCCAAAAACGCGCTGAAATCGCCGCGATTGGCACAACTTATTTACAGGCTGGCGGCAGATGCAAAACCTGAAACCCTAATAGAATTGGGCACCTGCTTAGGCATTACCACCCTATATTTAAATAACGCGGCACCCCAGGCCGAAACCTTTACACTGGAGGGTTGCCCCCAAACCGCCGCGGTAGCCGGAAATGTTTTTAAACAAGAGCACGCCACACATATTGAACAAATAGTAGGCAACTTTGACGATACCTTATCACCACTCATCAACAACCTGCCGCAACTGGATTTTGTGTATGTAGACGGCAACCACCAAAAGGAAGCTACGCTGCGTTACTTTGAATGGTGCCTGCCTAAAGTGCACGAAGGCACGCTGCTGATATTCGACGACATCTACTGGAGCGAAGGCATGAAAGAAGCCTGGGCACAAATAAAAGCACATCCACAGGTTACTGTAACCGTCGACCTGTTTTGGATAGGCCTGGTGTATTTCAGAAAAGGGCAGGAGAAGGAAGATTTTAAGGTGAAGTTTTAG
- a CDS encoding transglutaminase-like domain-containing protein yields MENSKEIESLIRLLDDPDAEIFEHVHDKLKSYGSEVIEYLENAFEKAFDPIQQDRIANLVHEIQFGTLKTELQLWHQGGAFDLLQGALILNKYQYPDLDEQKIINQIEAIKRDIWLQMIYDASPAEHVKLINHVLYSIHGFSGNTANHQDPQNSYLSQVLETKKGNQISLAIIYSIIAQKLDIPIYGVNLPQHFILAYVDESLESEFEGGILFYINAFNKGFIFGRRDVDMFLKQLNLKAEKQFYEPCSNTDIIKRILRNLISAYEALGSTDKVRELNELLDIVSKEL; encoded by the coding sequence ATAGAGAATAGTAAAGAAATAGAATCGTTGATACGTTTGCTGGATGACCCGGATGCGGAGATATTTGAGCATGTGCATGATAAGCTAAAATCGTACGGCAGCGAGGTAATTGAATACCTGGAAAATGCTTTTGAAAAAGCTTTCGACCCTATACAGCAGGACCGTATTGCCAACCTGGTGCATGAAATCCAGTTTGGTACGTTAAAAACCGAGTTGCAGCTTTGGCACCAGGGTGGCGCATTCGACCTGCTGCAAGGCGCACTGATACTTAACAAATACCAATACCCCGACCTTGATGAGCAGAAGATAATTAACCAGATAGAGGCCATTAAGCGTGATATCTGGCTGCAAATGATATACGACGCCAGTCCGGCCGAGCATGTAAAACTGATCAACCATGTGCTGTATAGTATCCATGGGTTCAGCGGCAATACGGCCAATCATCAGGACCCTCAAAATAGTTATTTAAGCCAGGTGCTGGAAACCAAAAAAGGGAACCAGATATCGCTGGCTATAATTTATTCCATTATTGCCCAAAAGTTGGATATACCTATTTATGGCGTTAACCTGCCGCAGCATTTTATTTTGGCCTATGTTGATGAAAGTCTGGAAAGTGAATTTGAAGGAGGCATCCTATTCTATATTAATGCCTTCAACAAGGGCTTTATCTTCGGGCGGCGCGATGTGGATATGTTCCTGAAACAGCTGAACCTGAAAGCTGAGAAACAATTTTACGAACCCTGCAGCAATACTGATATTATCAAACGCATTTTGCGCAACCTCATTAGTGCCTATGAGGCATTAGGATCAACCGATAAAGTAAGGGAATTGAATGAGTTGCTGGATATCGTAAGCAAAGAATTATAA
- a CDS encoding YitT family protein, whose protein sequence is MKTKDILKDILLIVLGIFCAGMGLKGFLLPSHFIDGGVTGISLLVADITDLPIAILIFIINVPFLWLGYRKLGKMFALKSTLAIAGLSLCLAFVQYPDVTPDKLLTAVFGGVFLGAGVGLSIRGGAVLDGTEIAALLVSKKTQVVKVSDVILILNVLIFGVAAFLLGIEAALYSILTYLAASKMIDFILNGIEQYTGITVVSVKSEKIRIAITENLGRGVTIYQGKHGYGKDGLINDPRDIIFTVATRLEIPAIKKLVLSIDPKAFIVQQSIDDTTGGLLKRKGLH, encoded by the coding sequence ATGAAAACCAAGGATATACTTAAAGATATTTTACTGATAGTTTTAGGGATATTTTGTGCCGGTATGGGGCTGAAAGGTTTCCTGCTACCCAGTCATTTTATTGATGGCGGCGTCACCGGGATATCGTTATTAGTGGCCGATATTACTGACCTACCTATAGCCATTCTTATTTTTATAATAAACGTACCATTTTTATGGCTGGGTTATCGCAAACTTGGGAAAATGTTCGCACTGAAAAGTACGCTTGCTATAGCTGGGCTGTCCCTTTGCCTGGCATTTGTACAATACCCCGATGTTACCCCCGATAAACTACTGACGGCAGTATTTGGTGGCGTTTTTTTAGGTGCAGGAGTAGGCCTGTCCATACGCGGAGGAGCTGTGCTTGATGGTACTGAAATAGCAGCCTTACTGGTCAGCAAAAAAACACAGGTAGTAAAAGTAAGCGATGTGATATTGATACTGAATGTATTGATATTTGGTGTAGCCGCATTTTTATTAGGTATTGAAGCAGCTTTGTATTCTATCCTTACTTACCTGGCGGCTTCAAAAATGATAGACTTTATTTTGAACGGGATAGAGCAGTATACGGGCATTACCGTAGTATCTGTTAAAAGTGAGAAAATAAGAATAGCGATCACCGAAAATCTCGGCCGTGGGGTAACGATATACCAGGGCAAACATGGGTATGGCAAAGACGGCCTGATCAACGACCCGCGCGATATTATCTTCACGGTAGCTACCCGTTTAGAAATACCAGCCATAAAAAAACTGGTATTAAGTATCGATCCCAAGGCCTTCATTGTTCAGCAAAGCATCGATGATACTACTGGCGGACTGCTCAAGCGGAAAGGGCTCCACTAA
- a CDS encoding DHCW motif cupin fold protein, which yields MSNIPFQTINWDNISKEERPGETGTSWWQVLQLPGLRIRIVEYSAGYLADHWCRKGHIVHCLEGAFESEMATGEVFRMEKGMTYVVSDELSSHRSVSKEGVKLLIIDGDFLKLK from the coding sequence ATGTCCAATATTCCCTTCCAAACCATCAACTGGGATAATATCTCTAAAGAGGAACGCCCCGGCGAAACAGGTACCTCCTGGTGGCAGGTGCTGCAATTGCCCGGCTTACGCATCCGCATAGTGGAATATAGTGCGGGTTACCTGGCCGACCATTGGTGCCGGAAAGGCCACATTGTACATTGCCTGGAAGGCGCCTTTGAAAGTGAAATGGCAACGGGCGAAGTGTTTAGGATGGAAAAAGGCATGACCTATGTCGTATCCGATGAATTAAGTTCACACCGGTCGGTTTCTAAAGAAGGAGTGAAGCTGCTGATAATAGACGGTGACTTTTTGAAACTGAAATAA
- a CDS encoding alpha/beta hydrolase yields MKKLLLPLLMLLTVTAFAQEKAIKLYPNGVPNSKPAPADYVEDDSNNHARLVTDPTITPYLPDKGKATGTAVVVCPGGGYSGLAIDHEGWAIAKKFNEIGVTAFVLKYRLPSDKIMVDKTIGPLQDAQRAIQIIRERAAEWGVDPAKVGIIGFSAGGHLASTTETHFDKVVIDNPKNTSVRPDFALLLYPVITFGNLAHRGSQVNLTGKDAPKELIDLYSNEKQVTPNTPPTFIVHAEDDKTVPVQNSLMFYEALLANKVKAEMHIYQAGGHGFGLNNKTTPDQWFDRCANFLKQNGF; encoded by the coding sequence ATGAAGAAGTTATTATTACCATTGCTGATGTTATTAACTGTAACCGCATTTGCCCAGGAGAAGGCGATAAAGCTATATCCAAACGGTGTACCCAATAGCAAACCCGCCCCGGCAGATTATGTAGAAGACGATTCCAACAATCATGCAAGATTAGTTACCGACCCTACAATTACCCCATACCTGCCCGACAAGGGCAAAGCTACCGGTACTGCCGTGGTAGTATGCCCCGGCGGCGGTTATTCGGGATTAGCTATAGACCACGAAGGCTGGGCTATAGCTAAAAAATTTAACGAAATTGGCGTAACAGCTTTTGTGCTGAAATACCGCTTGCCGAGTGATAAAATAATGGTTGACAAAACTATCGGCCCGTTACAGGATGCGCAGCGCGCTATACAGATCATCCGAGAGCGCGCCGCCGAATGGGGTGTTGACCCGGCTAAGGTGGGCATTATTGGCTTTTCAGCCGGTGGGCATTTAGCTTCAACAACCGAAACCCATTTTGATAAAGTGGTAATTGATAACCCTAAAAATACCAGCGTACGTCCTGATTTCGCATTGCTGCTATACCCGGTAATTACCTTTGGCAATTTGGCCCACCGTGGCTCGCAAGTAAACCTTACCGGTAAGGATGCGCCTAAAGAACTGATAGACCTATACAGTAACGAGAAACAGGTGACCCCAAATACCCCGCCTACATTTATTGTACACGCCGAAGATGATAAAACCGTGCCTGTACAAAATAGTCTGATGTTTTACGAAGCCCTGTTGGCCAATAAAGTAAAGGCCGAAATGCATATTTATCAGGCGGGTGGCCATGGCTTTGGCTTAAACAACAAAACCACCCCCGACCAGTGGTTCGACCGCTGCGCTAACTTTTTAAAACAGAACGGATTTTAA